The genomic DNA GCTTCTACAAGCTACTCACAGAGGTGCCACTCAACCCAAGACCAACAAGAAGATGACCCAGGTCATGCTGGACACCCTCAACATTCCTGCCAGGTTTACGGCCTTCCAGGCACAGGCTGTTGCTGTCAGCCTCTTGCCCAACCACTGGAGGGGAAGCAGCGCCCCAGAGCCCCCAGCCTCAGCCCTACCCTGCTGTAACCCTGCATCCCGACCCCTCTGCCTTCTTGGCCTTCTGCCTGGCCTCAAGTCCAAACCCTGGGTCCCCTCTCCATCACCAGACCGCTGATCTCTTGTCCATCCTATATCCCAGAGCCAGTTACCCATTCCTTTTCCTTGTTCTCAATACCTCATTTTACGGCCAGATCCGCAGAAGGCGCTAAGACCATGCACCTGGCAGTCCCATAACACTGAACCCCCACACTCATTCcgctgcacccccacccctccccacttccTGTATGCAATGCAAGTGGACCACCCCAGGGCTGCAGGCCATTTTCTTGCTTCCCCACCTGctgccccccagctcccagtctgAAGCTCCCTTTTAACCCACTCCCCAAGTACCAGGTCAGACTCCAGGGAGGACAGCAGTCACAATGTGCCAATCTACGAGGGCTATGTGCTGCCCCTCGTCATCCAGCGCTAGACCTAGTAGGCTGCAAGCTCACTATCTCGTGAGGATCCTCACTGAACATGGCTACTTCATCACCACTAGGGCGGGGTGGGGGGAAATGTGCAACAGTGCCCTCCTGTGCCAGGGCAGGACCACACAgcagcacagggcctggggcaCCACGTTCTTCCACGACCCTGGAGCTAAAAGTCCACTGTGGAAGAGGGCTGGACCCAATCCCCCAAGGTGGCTGCAGCCAGCTCTAGTTCTCCCTCCCCTTGGCTCATGGCTGCGACCCCCAGCCCCTTCTCCAAAGTAAAAAGCCCCATTCCTTCAGAGGCTCCAGGCCCTTCTCCTTTCCCTCAGGGCCTCCTCCTTCCAACCTTGGATTGGCCAACACCGAGCACAGTGCCATCTGACCTGGGCCCAGCGGGGGCAGCCCTAATCTAGGAAATGCAGAAACTGCGCACACATGTGCAATGGGAGGGCTGCCACAGAggcccctctccctctccaggcGATGGGATTCAGAGCACTGGGTCAGAGGGGCCAAGCTGGGCAGGCTCTGTAGCCAGGCCATCCAGCAGAAGCCAGGCGCACAGCCCCTCTCCTCTACCCTATCACCCTTTTCTCCCCAGCCAGCTGAGCGGGAGAACACAGGACATCAAGGAAAAGCTGGGGCACATGGCCCTGGACTTTGAGCGTGAGCTGGCTGTGGCCGCCGCCTCCTCTCTGAAGACCAATAAGCTGCCTGATGGGCAAGTCATCACCATGGGCAGCAAGCACTTCCACGGTCCTGAGACCCTCTTCCAGGTTTCCTTTCAGGGTAAGCTCTGTCCCCACAGGATGGCCACTCCTGGATCTTGGCCTTCTCCACTCCAGTCCCCACCTTTTCTCAGCAATTGCCTGCATGGGACAGAAGTAACCTCTCAGGAGACAGTGCCCCTACTGGTAGCGACAGCCCAGCTTTGCCCCTCCAGGCAAGCCCTGAGGGGGAAGACAGGATCTTGAGACCAACAGGCTGCCTGCCTTGCTAAGCACGGCATCTGCCAGGATCCACCAGATGACCTGCAGCTCTATCATTGAGTGTGACATCAACATCCATAAAGACCTATATGCCAACAGCGTCCTGTCTGGGGCACAAGCATGTACCTGGGCACTGCAAACTGGGTGCACAAGGAGATTACCGCCCTGGCCCCCAGCACCATGAGGATCAAGGTTGTTGAACTGACCACTTTTCAAAGCAGTAGAAACCATGTGGTGACCATGCTGCTCTCATGGGACATGCGGTCCCTTTCACACCAGACTGACGCGGTCCAGCCGCGCCGAGTCGAACTGGACCTGGCGAGAGGGGAGTGAGactggagaaaaaagagaagacagacagacctgggagggctgacgctcctgTGCGTCCCAGTCACCGGCCCAGCTGCTTGCCTCGGCTGCTCCAGTTGGGCTCGAACTTACAACTGTCTGAGATTAAGAGTCTCATGCTCTACCGACTGAGCTAGCCGGGCACAGTTAAGAACAAGAAGGCTCCTTCAGTTTCTCATGGAATTCGTAAACAAGATGTTCTTTGGGGCCAAGGCCGCTCTTTGTCAGTCACAGCGTGAGGAGTCTTGGCTCATCTTCCAGGACAagatatgtgtttgtgggcaGATAACCTCCAAGGACGGCGCCGGTTGCTCTCAAGCCTGTGCTTTCCCGGGCTGCGTTCAGAcctgggggaaggtgctttcccattccgCCTAcagacatgtgagaagacaaaggccgtccccaaCACCAGAACAGCTGAAACAGAAGCCGTCTTGTCCAGCCATTGTGCCCCTTGCTCCTTGTGATCATCAAAAGGTGTGGCATTTCATTCAGTGCTACTTGAGTGAAGGAGCCTGAGCTACAGCTGGAGGGACACGTGGAAGGAGTGGCATGAAGCAGCCCCTGTGGAAGACCAAGGAAGGGCCCAAGGGACTTCGGGGGGTAGGAGGAGAGGGGGGCACAGGCCCCAGCCGGCAGGGACAGAAGAGGGGCCCCACACCCTTCCAACTCGGCCATTTACCCGGCACCAAGGGGACGGCCATCCCAAGCAACCCCTTCCTGGGATTAAAACAGCCCTCAAGGAACAAAGACCTTGGGGGACAGAATTTAGTCACATGAGAAACATGTATACGATTAGCCCAGTGAAATTCTCTCCTCCCCAAGGGCCTTGATGCCTCCAAGATAGGACAGCAGCCCGACTGCCCCCTATCCACATGGGGACAGTGACCGCATCCTGGTACCTGCTGGACCACTTTAACCCTGCTTCCCTTACCCCAGATCATTGCCCTGCCAGAGCAAATACTCTGTGGGGCCGGTTCTCCACCCTGGCCTCCCGCCCCACAGCCCAGATGTGATCACCAGGCAGGAGCTCGATGAGGCTGCCCCCGCCGCCCCATATCTACAGGAAGTGCTTCcaagccccagcccccagcataCTTCCTGCCTCTCCTTCCAGCTCCATGGGTGCTAGCAACCTCTCTGGGAGAGAAGCTCCACAGAGCCATCAGTCACACTCAAGGGGCCAGAGCCACCCCCCACCGAAACTCTCCTGTCCTGTCAGGCCTGACGTGAGTTGCCATTTCTTTGAGCcgttgtcttttgtgactggagGGAAGAGGGGGATAGTCTTTTTAAGAGACAAAAGAGTATTCTGACTAACCCAATATAgtgaaaggagggagagaaaccaCACTCCCAACTACTCAACTCCTGCACAAGTGTACTGGAATTTACGCATGGTCACAGACATCAAGTGTCACAATGTCTGGTTTGGGACTCTTTCCAGGACTTAAAGCAGGCACCCCTCAGAACTCCAGCCTCCATCCAGGGCTTCTGGAACGAGGCACAAATACACGCATTCAGTCTCAGTTCCCACCTCTGGCTGCTCACCTGACACCCTGAGGCTTCCTCCACAGGGAGGGCTGCGGGCCTCCCAGCGTTCAGGCCCAACACTGGGGCCATGTGAGGGTCAGGGGCCTGCCCTCGGCTCACGCTGACCATGGCACTCCAGCATTAGGAAGCCATCCCAGCCGCTCAACAAAGTGTCTTTATTTGTCACATACAAATACAACCAATGCAAAAAGAGATTACTTTTCCCTTTGATTCCAGTGATAACAAgttgctaaagaaaaaaatacgtgTATCAAGTTTATCTTCAAAGTTTCTTCTAAAAAAAACGGAAAGGGTTAAAAAGAACCATACATGTCATATACATACTTGACATCAACAAAAATAGTCTGAAACAGGgtggatacaaaaaaaaaaaaaaaccttaaaaagtatttcacatgcccaaacaacaaaaaaaacctggTACAAAAGTTCTTCTGTTTGTTAAAACCAGGACCCAAGACCTGGGGAACGTGTAGAACGCCTGATGCTCGAGAACTGAACGGACTCAACAGCAACAGAGAACGACCTGCTGGTCTCAGGCAGCGCTGCCCCCGCCGGCCCCAGCCTCCTAAGCAGCTCAGGGAAGTGGCCAACAGAGGCTGGACGGGCAGGGCATGGCCCCAACTACCCCGCCTACCAGTGGGCTGGGTGCCAGGCATCCCCTGAGTGGAAAGAGACAACATACACTGAACTCACCTTATGTGGATTTACACGGGGAGTTCCTTTTGGTCCCCTTGAGTGGGAGGTATCAGAAATCCATGCTCtaagacagtaaatatttatcaTTCTGTGTCTGAGATAGAGATTAGAGGAAAAAGTTCCTAAACATGGATCTGTCGTTCCATGATTCTTGGGAGCCCACCAATGCCCTCCCAGTAAAGAGAATTCTCCCTTCAGGTAAAATCCCCTGGGGGCCAGCAGGGTAGGAGCAAAGGTGGGCTATTCCAGTGTAAGGCTGCAAGGCCCTCTCCCAGGGAGTGCCACATCGCACGGCTGGCGGGGTCAGGAGCCACACAGAGGGCTCGGCCGGTGGAGGAGGCTGTGGGCACAGGCCCCTGCGTGAGCAGGAATCTGGGGGCGATCCCCGAGCACAGACTGCCTGAGGCAgggcagagggtgggtgggagcatACTCGGAGGTCAGATGGTCAGACCTCCACGAGGGCAACTTCACAAAGGCTAAAACCTTTAAGACAGTCCCTAAGGCAGAGCTCAAGGACATCCAAGGGGAGGCAGTAGGTGCTTTTTCCTGGGTAAGGATTTGGTCATTTTCTTCCCTGGAAGGGGACCAGGGTGAGGACAGGCTCTGACCCTGTGCCCTCTCTGTCCCACGAGAGGGGAGGAAGGCCTTCTTCTCCCCCGCTCCAGCCTGCTGCCACAGGGTGACTCCAGAGCAAAGCGGCTATTCAGGCGCAAGAGGCCTCCCTGCTGCAGCCTGAGCAGCCGGCCAGGGCAGGACATTGCTGCCCCACTGAGGCAGTGAGCGGCAAGGCTGGGGGGTGCGGGCCAGGAGGCCTGCTGCTGGCTGGGGGCTCTCTGAAGAGGGCAGgtgatggtggggagggaggcccaCCTTCAGAGAGCTATCAGCACCAATATATGAGAGGAAGTGGCATTAAACAGCCAGGAATTAGGGGGCCTTCTGGGTAAGATGAGGGGCTCCCTAATGTTATTCCCTGCTTTGGAGTAGGAACCGAGGTATATGGGGTCGGGGTGAGAGGCAGGGCAGAGAGTGGTGTGGGGCAATGGGGAGGGTCGGGCAGGACCTCTGGCTTTTTTCTATGAATAAAAAACTCAAATGGCAGGGTTACAGAATGCAGCCAAGTCCAAAAGCCCAGAGAAGCATCGCCCCCATGCGGCCAGGCCCCATTCCGTGCCTTGTTCCCGGCCCTCAGCCCCTCAGACAGCGAGGGAAAGTGGGAGGCAGCCTTCCTCCTGGAGTCGGCTGGCGCCTGGGATGACTCCACTCCAACTGTGGACCGATGAACACAGATAGATACTAAGAGCTCCCCTGCGTCCCTGCGTCCCTGCGTCATGGCTCAGAAGACCTTCCCACAGCCTCCATCGGTGCATTCTGTCCACACAACATGAGCTTCTCTCTATGCTCTGATCTTACATTGAGTCCACTCCTCTTTGGGGACCAGCCAGACCCCAACCCAAGGCTCCAGGACTTTCATAAAGGTGGGTATAAACAATCCATTTGTGcaagtgtgtgtggggtttctttttttGCCAGGGGGTGTGGCGGGGGGCTTGTCAGGAATCCAGCTGCAGAGAAGTTGGGGAACCTTACGCTCAAGGGTACAAGAGCCGAGTGGAAGGCAGCCATGAGAGGATGCACTTCATGCCCGAGTTCTGCCAGCTCTTCCCTCAGCAACCTCTCCTCTCTGCGCCCTCCAGCACTCTGCTCTTCTAGGAGACAGGAGGGGGGCAGCTCAGACCACTCCTCCCAGGGTTCTGTGCTCTCAGGGTGCAGCCTGGCGCACGCAGGGCTGAGGAGGCCCTAGCTCTGAGGATGCCTGGCACGTGGTGTGAGACCGGAGGAGAGGACAGGCCTTGGAGAGAGCATTCTGGCTTTGGAGTTCAGTGGCAGCAGCCCCCACAGTGCCCGCCTGCATGGGAGTGTTGGCTATCCCCGAACTTGGTCCTTCGGCTCAGGATCTCATAGGAGCAGTCTTCCCCACAGCAACCGGACATGCTAGGCGAGGAGTCGTCGACTTCaaatctgcagggcaggcagaaagAAAGGGTCGGTGCAGGTGGCCACTGCTGTCCTCTTGGCCTGAGAACTTTCCCACGAGCCACAGTCGTGAGAACCCCAGGGATGAGGATGCACAGGAGGGCAGGGACCAAACCAGAGGACACTCCCATGCCATGTCCCCAGTCCCCAACCCCAAAAGACCACTGGCCCACTCAGGTGTCAGGATGAATGGGGCCATGACTAGGAAGAAGGTACCAGGGCAGGCACCTCCTACCGCCCACAGGGCTCCACGCCAGGGCCCAGCTCCTTACTGCAGTGCTTCTCTGAAGAACTGGTAGGCACCATGATTGTGCTTAAATACTGTTAACATAACTTTCTTCATCTGTGTgctgagaagaaagagagagcacTTCTAGAAAGAGAAACAGATGCTAAGTCAtacttcctctctctctgcctgctgtcTCCCATTTGCTCCTGAGAAGCTTCCTCAGCCCAACTCTAGCCTCTGTCCTGAGCACCCACAGCACCTGCTATATGTGGCTGATCAGACTGCACAGGCGCCAGGCCCTCCACCTGTCTCACTTCTTTTCCACTTACCCTCTGCATCCCAGTTATTCAGGCACAGAACAGGTACTGAGAAGTGCTTGTTGCACTGAGCCAAACGTACAGATTCTGGAGGCACAGCAGGGCAGGGATTTTCCTACTGACTGCGTTCTACTTGCCTTTCACCACCTTCCTCTGTGCCTTGTCCCCCACGGAGGCTCAAAGACCAGTGGATGCCTCGGGGGCAGCTCCTTCCGCCTGACTGGCGCGAGGGGAGGCCCTTACCTATTGGCCATGAGCTGCAGGATCTGTATGAGGAACTTCCCCAGGCCTTTCCGCCGCACCTTGCTTTCCAGCTGCACTTCGTAGCTGGGTGAAGAAAGCAGAGAAGTGAGCGTGCGGAAGCAGCAAGGCCTGTCAGAAGAGCCTGCAGCCCCCGGCCCCACAGAACCAGAAAGGCAGTGGGCTTGGGCCCTCGACTGAAGTGTCCACCCCCAAGCTGGGGCGCCTACCAGTACAGGACTTCATCCCCGCACTCCACGTCAAACCGGAAGTGAGAAAAGGCAACAGGGACGGAACTGTTTTCCCAAGCAATGAGGTACCAGGCTCTGTCATCCGTCATTTCCTCCCGTTTCTCTCGGTCCTTCCAGCCCCACTCACTTTGCTCATACCTGGGGAATGTGGGGGCAGTCAGGACTGGGAACTCCGGAGAGGGAAGCCGGCCTGGGGAAGAATGAGGCTCCCCTCCGGGCAGGGAGCACTTACAGGGTCTGCATGTTGGTCTTGGTCAGGTCAAAGGCCCAGTCCACGGTGGCTGGCTCCAGTCCAGATACACGCTTACATTCAATGGAGACATTTAACCtgagaagaggaaaaggaggcgTTTAGAGACAGCCACAGGCTGCCCTGGAAGTCTGAAAGCAAAGCACGTGTGGTGTCGGTTAATCTACAGAGAAAAACCAAGCCTATACCCTGCCTTCCCAACCCTAACTACAGAAGGTGCCTGTGAAGGAACCAAGACTTTCAGGGCGAGATTAACAGCTGTCATCACCAGCCCACCGCCCTGACCTCGAGTCCCATTTCCTGCTTCCCCTGCACAGCCCTTATCGGCTGGGCACTTTGTAAACTTCTATCCCCCTCTGCTACCTC from Manis pentadactyla isolate mManPen7 chromosome 9, mManPen7.hap1, whole genome shotgun sequence includes the following:
- the NAA40 gene encoding N-alpha-acetyltransferase 40, encoding MGRKSSKAKEKKQKRLEERAAMDAVCAKVDAANRLGDPLETFPVFKKYDRNGLNVSIECKRVSGLEPATVDWAFDLTKTNMQTLYEQSEWGWKDREKREEMTDDRAWYLIAWENSSVPVAFSHFRFDVECGDEVLYCYEVQLESKVRRKGLGKFLIQILQLMANSTQMKKVMLTVFKHNHGAYQFFREALQFEVDDSSPSMSGCCGEDCSYEILSRRTKFGDSQHSHAGGHCGGCCH